In the genome of Chryseobacterium oryzae, one region contains:
- a CDS encoding restriction endonuclease subunit S, whose translation MSYKKLGDYIIEKVEFNDGDKYKLLQGVSNNKYFQKAKTNIIGIDLSKYRVAHYNQFVFNRATTRNGDKISIALRKGESCIVSPSYRIFEVRDENVLHPDYLQMWFTRPEFDRYARFKSHGSAHEFFDMEEMCEVELPIPSIEEQRQIVSQYQSIANKIKVNEQICEKLEATAQALYKHWFVDFEFPYSPPSEGCPQDGMVKGKPYKSSGGKMVLNDELGKEIPDGWEVGKLEDFVLIKNGKIKPNSNGNIPVYGGNGIIEYVNQNNYERLNIIGRVGAYCGSVYYNDSKIWISDNALAGISKNDTIYYDFLLLNSLNLNSKSEGSSHPLLTQGILNNIDVLKADNNIIYIKFEEIVKKLFKQIKNIADQNQILTKLQSLLLSRLAVGEEVST comes from the coding sequence ATGAGCTATAAAAAACTTGGTGATTATATCATTGAAAAAGTGGAGTTCAATGATGGGGATAAATACAAATTGTTGCAAGGTGTAAGCAATAACAAATATTTCCAAAAGGCGAAAACAAACATCATCGGGATTGACTTGTCGAAATATCGGGTAGCTCATTATAATCAATTTGTTTTTAATAGAGCAACTACACGTAATGGCGATAAGATATCAATTGCTTTGAGAAAAGGCGAAAGTTGTATTGTTTCTCCATCGTATAGGATTTTTGAGGTAAGAGATGAGAATGTGTTGCATCCTGATTATTTACAGATGTGGTTTACAAGACCCGAATTTGACAGATATGCACGCTTCAAATCTCACGGAAGTGCTCACGAATTTTTTGATATGGAAGAAATGTGTGAAGTTGAATTACCCATTCCTTCCATCGAAGAACAACGACAAATTGTTTCGCAATACCAAAGCATAGCCAACAAAATAAAAGTCAACGAGCAGATTTGCGAAAAGTTGGAAGCTACTGCTCAGGCTTTGTATAAACATTGGTTTGTGGATTTTGAGTTTCCCTATTCCCCTCCGTCGGAGGGGTGTCCGCAGGACGGGATGGTCAAAGGGAAACCTTACAAATCTTCCGGCGGTAAAATGGTTTTGAATGACGAGCTTGGGAAGGAGATTCCGGACGGGTGGGAAGTTGGTAAGCTTGAAGATTTTGTTTTAATTAAAAACGGCAAAATTAAGCCAAATAGTAATGGAAATATTCCTGTTTATGGAGGTAATGGGATTATTGAGTATGTAAATCAAAATAATTATGAAAGATTAAATATTATTGGTCGTGTAGGTGCTTATTGTGGTTCAGTTTATTATAACGATAGTAAAATATGGATTAGTGATAATGCTTTAGCTGGAATTTCAAAAAATGATACGATATATTATGATTTTCTTTTACTCAATAGTTTAAATCTTAATTCTAAAAGCGAAGGAAGTAGTCACCCACTCTTAACACAAGGAATTTTAAATAATATTGATGTTTTGAAAGCGGATAATAATATAATTTATATAAAATTTGAAGAAATTGTAAAAAAGCTTTTCAAGCAAATAAAAAATATAGCTGATCAAAACCAAATACTCACAAAACTACAAAGTTTGTTATTGTCGCGGTTGGCGGTTGGGGAGGAAGTGAGTACTTAA